The following coding sequences lie in one Pan paniscus chromosome X, NHGRI_mPanPan1-v2.0_pri, whole genome shotgun sequence genomic window:
- the LOC100972738 gene encoding small ribosomal subunit protein bS18m-like isoform X2 — translation MVAVCGGLGRKKLTHLVMAAVSLTHPGTPMVLSRRGYSQYKQVSSIEDLLLSQFVSPFTGCIYGRHVTGLCGKKQKEITKAIKRAQIMGFMPVTYKDPAYLRDPKVCNIRYQE, via the exons ATGGTTGCTGTTTGCGGTGGTCTAGGGAGGAAGAAGTTGACACACCTGGTAATGGCTGCTGTCAGCCTTACACATCCCGGGACTCCCATGGTGCTTTCGAGAAGGGGTTATTCACAATATAAACAGGTATCCAGCATTGAGGACCT GCTTTTGTCCCAGTTTGTTTCTCCATTTACTGGATGCATTTATGGAAGGCACGTTACAGGTCTTTGtgggaagaaacagaaagaaatcacaaaagcAATTAAGAGAGCTCAAATAATGGGGTTTATGCCAGTTACATACAAAGATCCTGCATATCTCAGGGATCCTAAAGTTTGTAACATCAGATATCAGGAATAA
- the LOC100972738 gene encoding small ribosomal subunit protein bS18m-like isoform X3: MVAVCGGLGRKKLTHLVMAAVSLTHPGTPMVLSRRGYSQYKQVSSIEDLPTPMENPYKESLKKCVLCGKHVNYKNAQLLSQFVFVGRNRKKSQKQLRELK; this comes from the exons ATGGTTGCTGTTTGCGGTGGTCTAGGGAGGAAGAAGTTGACACACCTGGTAATGGCTGCTGTCAGCCTTACACATCCCGGGACTCCCATGGTGCTTTCGAGAAGGGGTTATTCACAATATAAACAGGTATCCAGCATTGAGGACCTGCCCACTCCAATGGAAAACCCTTATAAAGAATCTCTTAAGAAGTGTGTCTTGTGTGGAAAGCATGTAAATTATAAGAATGCACAGCTTTTGTCCCAGTTT GTCTTTGtgggaagaaacagaaagaaatcacaaaagcAATTAAGAGAGCTCAAATAA
- the LOC100972738 gene encoding small ribosomal subunit protein bS18m-like isoform X1 has product MVAVCGGLGRKKLTHLVMAAVSLTHPGTPMVLSRRGYSQYKQVSSIEDLPTPMENPYKESLKKCVLCGKHVNYKNAQLLSQFVSPFTGCIYGRHVTGLCGKKQKEITKAIKRAQIMGFMPVTYKDPAYLRDPKVCNIRYQE; this is encoded by the coding sequence ATGGTTGCTGTTTGCGGTGGTCTAGGGAGGAAGAAGTTGACACACCTGGTAATGGCTGCTGTCAGCCTTACACATCCCGGGACTCCCATGGTGCTTTCGAGAAGGGGTTATTCACAATATAAACAGGTATCCAGCATTGAGGACCTGCCCACTCCAATGGAAAACCCTTATAAAGAATCTCTTAAGAAGTGTGTCTTGTGTGGAAAGCATGTAAATTATAAGAATGCACAGCTTTTGTCCCAGTTTGTTTCTCCATTTACTGGATGCATTTATGGAAGGCACGTTACAGGTCTTTGtgggaagaaacagaaagaaatcacaaaagcAATTAAGAGAGCTCAAATAATGGGGTTTATGCCAGTTACATACAAAGATCCTGCATATCTCAGGGATCCTAAAGTTTGTAACATCAGATATCAGGAATAA
- the LOC100972738 gene encoding small ribosomal subunit protein bS18m-like isoform X4: MVAVCGGLGRKKLTHLVMAAVSLTHPGTPMVLSRRGYSQYKQVSSIEDLVFVGRNRKKSQKQLRELK; this comes from the exons ATGGTTGCTGTTTGCGGTGGTCTAGGGAGGAAGAAGTTGACACACCTGGTAATGGCTGCTGTCAGCCTTACACATCCCGGGACTCCCATGGTGCTTTCGAGAAGGGGTTATTCACAATATAAACAGGTATCCAGCATTGAGGACCT GGTCTTTGtgggaagaaacagaaagaaatcacaaaagcAATTAAGAGAGCTCAAATAA